A window of the Bombina bombina isolate aBomBom1 chromosome 3, aBomBom1.pri, whole genome shotgun sequence genome harbors these coding sequences:
- the LOC128651874 gene encoding C-C motif chemokine 3-like 1, which yields MQISLAALSLLLFTVCCSQIHGAPIGAAAPTSCCFTYRRKPIPAGNISGYFMTSSLCANPGVIFQTIKNHNICADPSDQWVKTYLEKNANAL from the exons ATGCAGATCTCTCTGGCTGCTCTCTCTCTGCTGCTGTTCACTGTCTGCTGCTCACAGATCCATGGTGCACCAA TTGGAGCTGCTGCCCCAACCTCATGTTGCTTTACCTATAGAAGGAAGCCGATTCCAGCAGGAAATATCTCTGGCTATTTCATGACTAGCAGCCTGTGTGCCAATCCTGGTGTCAT ATTTCAAACCATAAAAAACCATAACATTTGTGCTGATCCAAGTGACCAATGGGTTAAAACTTATTTGGAGAAGAATGCAAACGCCTTGTGA